The proteins below are encoded in one region of Cohaesibacter intestini:
- the thrC gene encoding threonine synthase, whose translation MKYVSTRGQAPELGFCDAILAGLASDGGLYVPKTWPTLTTEDMAALAGKSYQEIAFAVMKPFVEGEIPDDTFRTMIDEAYATFRHDAVTPLIQTGANEFVLELFHGPTLAFKDVAMQLLARLMDFVLAERNARATIIGATSGDTGGAAIEAFRGRSNTDIFIMFPNGRVSPVQQRQMTSVLDDNVHCIALEGHFDDCQAIVKDLFANKSFRDEIALSGVNSINWGRIMAQVVYYFTAALSLGAPHRTVSFTVPTGNFGDIFAGFVAKQMGLPIDKLVIATNQNDILARTLENGAYEVLGVTPSASPSMDIQVSSNFERLLFEVHDRDADSVVRMMSGLKQSGSFTIAEGPLSRLRDGFAADRASEQDTAQTIRQVLADTGYLLDPHSAVGVHVARKVAAADNSNSPMVVLSTAHPAKFPAAVEEASGQYPDLPLWLSNLMDREERFSILENSADAVEAFMRERARALHEA comes from the coding sequence GTGAAATATGTCAGCACCAGGGGGCAGGCCCCCGAACTAGGTTTTTGTGATGCCATTCTGGCAGGTCTTGCCAGTGATGGTGGGCTTTATGTACCCAAGACCTGGCCGACATTGACCACCGAGGACATGGCGGCACTGGCGGGCAAAAGCTACCAAGAGATCGCCTTTGCGGTGATGAAGCCATTTGTCGAAGGTGAAATTCCAGACGACACCTTTCGCACCATGATTGACGAGGCCTATGCCACCTTCCGTCATGATGCGGTAACGCCGCTGATCCAGACCGGTGCCAATGAGTTTGTGCTTGAACTGTTCCATGGTCCGACCCTTGCCTTCAAGGACGTCGCCATGCAGTTGCTCGCCCGCCTGATGGATTTCGTGCTGGCCGAGCGCAACGCCCGTGCCACCATCATCGGTGCAACCTCTGGCGACACTGGTGGGGCGGCGATCGAAGCCTTCCGGGGGCGCTCCAACACCGATATTTTCATCATGTTCCCCAATGGCCGTGTCTCGCCTGTTCAGCAGCGCCAGATGACCTCTGTGCTCGATGACAATGTGCATTGCATCGCGCTTGAGGGCCATTTCGATGACTGTCAGGCCATCGTCAAGGATCTGTTCGCCAACAAGAGCTTCCGTGACGAGATTGCCCTGTCAGGCGTCAACTCCATCAACTGGGGGCGGATCATGGCGCAGGTGGTCTATTACTTCACCGCTGCCCTGTCGCTGGGCGCGCCGCATCGCACTGTCTCCTTCACGGTTCCAACGGGCAATTTTGGGGACATTTTCGCCGGCTTTGTTGCCAAGCAGATGGGACTGCCAATCGACAAATTGGTGATCGCCACCAATCAGAATGACATTCTGGCCCGGACGCTGGAAAATGGTGCCTACGAAGTGCTTGGCGTCACCCCATCAGCATCCCCGAGCATGGACATTCAGGTCTCCTCCAACTTCGAGCGGCTGTTGTTTGAGGTCCATGATCGGGACGCCGACAGCGTTGTGCGCATGATGTCCGGTCTGAAGCAGTCCGGCTCTTTCACAATTGCCGAGGGGCCTTTGTCTCGCCTGCGTGACGGTTTTGCTGCGGATCGAGCCAGTGAGCAAGACACCGCGCAAACCATTCGTCAGGTGCTGGCCGACACGGGCTATTTGCTGGATCCACATTCGGCTGTTGGTGTGCATGTGGCCCGCAAGGTGGCTGCAGCAGACAACTCAAACAGCCCGATGGTGGTTCTCTCAACCGCCCATCCGGCCAAATTCCCGGCTGCAGTTGAAGAGGCTTCGGGCCAATATCCGGATTTGCCCCTCTGGCTGTCGAACCTGATGGATCGTGAAGAGCGCTTCTCGATACTGGAAAACAGCGCTGACGCCGTCGAGGCCTTCATGCGAGAACGGGCCCGCGCCCTTCATGAGGCTTGA
- a CDS encoding type II toxin-antitoxin system ParD family antitoxin: MTQDNKAVEIGSYFEQFISKQVASGRFGSDAEVLQAGLRLLEEKMLQFHLQQSELVSKHDRSEKDLEALTHETSEISHSMADAMRALASSAAPAGPVIPTTKGLLRSQIAAE; encoded by the coding sequence GTGACACAGGATAACAAAGCGGTGGAAATCGGTTCCTACTTCGAACAGTTCATCTCAAAACAGGTCGCTTCCGGGCGCTTTGGCAGCGATGCCGAAGTGTTGCAGGCCGGTTTGAGGCTCCTTGAAGAAAAAATGCTGCAGTTCCACTTGCAGCAGTCCGAACTCGTCTCGAAGCACGACAGGTCTGAAAAGGATCTCGAAGCCCTGACGCATGAAACATCCGAAATTTCGCACTCCATGGCAGACGCCATGCGTGCACTGGCATCTAGCGCCGCTCCTGCTGGTCCGGTGATCCCGACCACCAAGGGGCTGCTGCGCTCCCAAATCGCAGCAGAATAA
- a CDS encoding PilZ domain-containing protein, with the protein MTHTPERRTEDRQRVLKGGKVFYNNFAISLDCVIRNESSHGMQITLDPTCALPNEFSLLNRKEGTLADAKVIWKNGDKMGIEFCSKMQDVRTFAKADIRRMSIIATRG; encoded by the coding sequence GTGACACACACACCGGAACGCCGCACGGAAGATCGCCAGCGCGTCCTGAAAGGTGGCAAGGTCTTCTATAACAATTTCGCGATCAGCCTTGATTGCGTCATTCGCAACGAGAGCAGCCACGGCATGCAAATAACGCTCGACCCGACCTGCGCCCTCCCCAATGAATTTTCCCTGCTCAATCGCAAGGAAGGCACATTGGCCGACGCCAAGGTTATCTGGAAGAACGGCGACAAGATGGGCATCGAATTCTGTTCCAAGATGCAGGATGTGCGCACATTCGCCAAAGCGGATATCCGCCGGATGTCCATCATCGCAACGCGTGGCTGA
- a CDS encoding methyltransferase, which produces MSEIDTDALAEAYNRGLELEKAGQKAEAAEAYRQALTIDPDDHAGASVRLAAMGLGPQPDKAPVAYVATLFDQHAAAFEKILVDDLGYAVPMMVREMIVQYQPERRFTRMLDLGCGTGLTGIAMAEKVDNMIGVDISTGMLDEAYDKDVYDDLYAGDVVEFLRDIEDDGTGEEGGWDLIVSTDVLPYLGELDEKFHHVGRCLDTKGLFAFSSETLPEDEFGDASYKVGRLQRFAHSERYVRALLDANGMDVKHFQMIIVRTDEGKPIYGHLVLAEKRA; this is translated from the coding sequence ATGAGCGAAATCGACACAGACGCCCTCGCGGAAGCCTATAATCGTGGGCTGGAGTTGGAAAAGGCGGGGCAGAAGGCCGAAGCGGCAGAGGCCTATCGGCAAGCCCTGACCATAGACCCGGATGATCATGCAGGCGCCTCAGTTCGACTGGCAGCAATGGGGTTGGGGCCACAGCCCGACAAGGCACCGGTTGCCTATGTCGCCACCCTGTTCGATCAGCATGCGGCGGCATTTGAGAAAATCCTCGTTGATGATCTGGGTTATGCTGTGCCGATGATGGTGCGCGAGATGATCGTCCAATATCAACCGGAGCGCCGTTTTACCCGGATGCTTGATCTGGGCTGCGGCACCGGGCTGACCGGCATTGCGATGGCCGAGAAGGTCGACAACATGATCGGCGTCGACATTTCAACCGGCATGCTGGACGAAGCCTATGACAAGGACGTCTATGACGATCTCTATGCAGGCGACGTGGTCGAGTTTTTGCGCGACATTGAAGATGACGGCACCGGCGAGGAAGGTGGCTGGGACCTGATCGTGTCGACTGATGTGCTGCCTTATCTGGGCGAGCTGGACGAGAAATTCCATCATGTTGGGCGCTGTCTCGATACCAAGGGCCTGTTTGCCTTCTCGTCAGAAACTCTGCCGGAAGACGAGTTTGGTGACGCCTCCTATAAGGTAGGACGCCTTCAGCGCTTTGCCCATTCGGAACGCTATGTCCGGGCCTTGCTTGATGCGAATGGCATGGATGTGAAGCATTTCCAGATGATCATTGTCCGCACCGATGAGGGCAAGCCGATCTATGGCCATCTGGTGCTGGCGGAAAAACGGGCCTAA
- a CDS encoding GNAT family N-acetyltransferase: MPTPPPHSSPLSNALIYLRHPSKADYNQWACLRAASADFLRPWEPLWGADDLTPHGFRRRLEQYQKDRRSGRALPFLIFRHEDNRLIGGINVSNIRRGICQSASIGYWMGEDFAGHGYMTRTVALLLPYLFDHQGLHRVEAACLPSNGPSMAVLQKCGFQFEGKARSYLCINGNWEDHLLYSVLRSDLQTSGSHFSTTGSFPLHP, from the coding sequence ATCCCTACACCGCCACCACACTCGTCCCCCCTGAGCAACGCACTGATCTATTTGCGCCATCCTTCCAAGGCAGACTATAATCAGTGGGCCTGTTTGCGCGCTGCCAGTGCTGACTTCCTGCGCCCCTGGGAACCCTTGTGGGGGGCTGACGATCTGACGCCTCACGGTTTTCGCCGTCGTCTGGAACAATATCAGAAAGACCGCCGTTCTGGCCGCGCCCTGCCTTTTCTGATCTTCCGCCACGAAGACAATCGCCTGATTGGCGGCATCAATGTCTCCAATATCCGGCGTGGAATTTGCCAGTCTGCGTCAATTGGCTACTGGATGGGTGAGGATTTCGCTGGCCATGGTTACATGACCCGGACAGTAGCCTTGTTATTGCCCTATTTGTTTGATCATCAAGGGCTTCACCGCGTTGAAGCGGCCTGTTTGCCAAGCAACGGGCCTTCCATGGCGGTTCTGCAAAAGTGCGGCTTTCAGTTTGAGGGCAAGGCCCGGAGTTATCTTTGCATCAATGGCAACTGGGAAGATCATTTGCTCTATTCGGTCCTTCGCTCGGATTTGCAGACATCAGGCAGCCATTTTTCCACCACAGGATCTTTCCCCCTGCATCCTTGA
- the rnhA gene encoding ribonuclease HI codes for MSTVTIYTDGACSGNPGPGGWGALLTFGEHEKELCGGEAETTNNRMELQAAIEALNALKRACEVDLWTDSQYVKGGITGWIHGWKKNGWKTANKKPVKNAELWQALDEALKRHKVNWHWVKGHAGHEGNERADDLARRGMAPFKAERS; via the coding sequence ATGAGCACAGTCACGATCTATACAGACGGAGCCTGTTCGGGAAATCCGGGGCCGGGCGGCTGGGGGGCTTTGCTGACCTTTGGTGAGCATGAAAAGGAATTGTGCGGTGGAGAGGCCGAGACCACCAACAACCGGATGGAATTGCAGGCGGCGATCGAAGCGCTGAATGCCCTCAAGCGCGCCTGTGAGGTCGATCTTTGGACTGACAGCCAATATGTCAAAGGCGGCATCACTGGCTGGATCCACGGCTGGAAGAAAAATGGCTGGAAGACTGCCAACAAGAAACCGGTGAAGAATGCCGAGCTCTGGCAGGCCCTGGACGAAGCGTTGAAACGGCACAAGGTCAATTGGCACTGGGTGAAGGGGCATGCGGGCCATGAAGGCAATGAGCGGGCGGATGATCTGGCCCGTCGTGGCATGGCACCCTTCAAGGCTGAACGCAGCTGA
- a CDS encoding M16 family metallopeptidase, producing MTVNMTRLTNGMTVLSDEMPHLKSAAVGVWIAAGSRSEGADEHGISHLLEHMAFKGTATRSATDIVEQIEAVGGEVNAATGIESTSYYARILEEDVPLAIDILGDILSNSTFDPEELRREKHVILQEIGAAHDAPEDRVFDHIQELAFPDQPLGRTILGTAETVQSFTPDAIHDYLGQHYHGPSMILSAAGGVRHEELVALGEQAFGGFADQPAKPLVPAHYVGGESRDLQKDLMEAQVILGFKGRSYKSEDFYKSQILASMLGGGMSSRLFQEVREKRGLCYSVYAFHWGFADSGLFGIHAATSAEDLEELMPVITGELARAAEDFSDAELNRARAQIKAGLLMGMESPSARASQLARQRMIFGQPRSLEEMVDAIAEISIDDIRNLAADIITGSKPSLASVGPVEKLMWADEVAERMGSATN from the coding sequence TTGACCGTTAACATGACCCGTCTCACCAACGGCATGACCGTTCTGTCCGATGAAATGCCTCACTTGAAAAGCGCCGCTGTCGGGGTTTGGATTGCAGCGGGCTCACGGTCTGAAGGGGCCGATGAGCATGGCATTTCCCATTTGCTCGAACATATGGCCTTTAAAGGCACGGCAACGCGGTCTGCGACCGATATCGTTGAGCAGATTGAGGCCGTGGGTGGCGAGGTCAATGCGGCAACCGGGATCGAAAGCACGTCCTACTATGCGCGCATTCTTGAAGAGGATGTTCCGCTTGCCATCGACATTCTTGGCGACATCCTCAGCAACTCGACCTTCGATCCTGAAGAACTGCGCCGCGAAAAGCATGTCATCCTGCAGGAAATCGGTGCAGCCCATGATGCGCCCGAAGATCGGGTCTTCGACCACATTCAGGAACTGGCTTTCCCGGATCAACCCTTGGGTCGCACCATTCTGGGCACCGCCGAAACGGTCCAGTCCTTCACGCCCGACGCCATTCATGACTATCTGGGGCAGCATTATCATGGACCTTCGATGATCCTGTCTGCAGCTGGTGGTGTGCGCCACGAAGAGCTGGTGGCCTTGGGGGAGCAGGCATTTGGTGGCTTTGCCGATCAGCCGGCCAAACCGCTGGTGCCAGCACACTATGTGGGCGGCGAAAGCCGGGATCTGCAAAAGGATCTGATGGAAGCGCAGGTCATTCTTGGCTTCAAGGGCCGTTCCTACAAGAGCGAGGATTTCTACAAGTCCCAAATTCTCGCCTCCATGCTCGGTGGCGGCATGTCATCGCGGCTGTTTCAGGAAGTGCGCGAGAAGCGTGGCCTGTGTTACTCCGTCTATGCCTTTCATTGGGGCTTTGCCGACAGCGGCCTGTTCGGCATCCACGCGGCGACCAGCGCTGAAGATCTCGAAGAATTAATGCCGGTCATCACGGGAGAACTGGCCCGCGCTGCAGAGGATTTCTCCGATGCCGAGCTTAATCGCGCCCGTGCCCAGATCAAGGCAGGTTTGCTGATGGGTATGGAAAGCCCGTCGGCCCGCGCCAGCCAGTTGGCCCGCCAACGCATGATTTTCGGGCAGCCACGTTCGCTTGAGGAAATGGTTGACGCCATCGCCGAGATTTCCATCGATGACATTCGCAATCTGGCTGCCGACATTATCACCGGTTCCAAGCCATCCCTTGCCTCGGTCGGGCCAGTTGAAAAGCTGATGTGGGCCGATGAAGTGGCCGAACGGATGGGGTCTGCGACAAACTGA